In Populus alba chromosome 1, ASM523922v2, whole genome shotgun sequence, a single window of DNA contains:
- the LOC118061232 gene encoding uncharacterized protein, protein MPDVQALVNDFLIKLKKRKIEGSRATARHTAELLRSVISQQRVPYTNQAGALIDAVRAVGEKLIAANPVELAVGNIVRRVLHIIREEDLSLTTAAIAGLNLSAASDGDDDDDGERDEHTVLSAAVVAAAARSTLRPPSLQTLLEDMPESAAIPHTSSSGGDSEGKSKSADKSSRTRKLKHDVIEAVNELIQDITTCHEQIAEQAIEHIHQNEVILTLGGSKTVLEFLYAAKEKKRSFRVFVAEGAPRYQGHLLAKELVARGLQTTVITDSAVFAIISRVNMVIVGAHAVMANGGVIAPVGLNMVALAAQKHAVPFVVLAGSHKLCPLYPHNPEVLHNELRSPSELLDFGEFSDCLDFGSGTGSPRLHVVNPAFDYVPPKLVSLFITDTGGHNPSYMYRLIADYYSADDLVVRRTIALGN, encoded by the exons ATGCCGGACGTGCAAGCTCTTGTTAATGATTTTCTTATCAAGCTTAAGAAACG TAAGATTGAGGGCTCGCGGGCCACGGCAAGGCACACAGCAGAACTGTTAAGATCAGTTATTTCACAGCAGCGAGTTCCCTACACGAATCAGGCTGGGGCTTTAATTGATGCTGTGAGGGCTGTTGGTGAGAAGCTGATTGCTGCTAATCCTGTTG AGCTCGCTGTGGGTAATATTGTGAGGCGTGTTTTGCACATTATTAGGGAGGAGGATCTTTCTTTGACAACAGCTGCAATTGCGGGGTTGAACTTATCAGCGGCAAGTGATGGGGATGACGACGATGACGGTGAGCGAGATGAGCATACAGTTCTATCAGCtgctgttgttgctgctgctgcgaGAAGCACTTTGCGTCCTCCTTCCTTGCAAACCCTGCTGGAGGACATGCCTGAGTCAGCAGCTATTCCCCATACTTCTTCGTCAGGAGGTGATTCTGAAGGAAAAAGCAAAT CTGCTGATAAAAGTTCAAGAACTCGAAAGTTGAAGCATGATGTCATTGAAGCAGTTAACGAGCTTATTCAAGATATTACCACTTGTCATGAACAGATTGCTGAACAAGCCATAGAACATATTCATCAAAA TGAGGTAATATTAACATTAGGTGGTTCAAAGACAGTGTTGGAATTTCTTTATGctgcaaaggaaaagaaaagatcatTCCGGGTTTTTGTCGCTGAGGGGGCTCCAAG GTATCAAGGGCATCTCCTTGCAAAAGAATTGGTTGCAAGAGGTTTACAGACTACTGTGATTACTGACTCTGCAGTTTTTGCCATAATTTCTCGAGTGAACATG GTCATAGTTGGAGCTCATGCTGTAATGGCCAATGGTGGTGTGATAGCACCTGTCGGGCTCAATATGGTTGCACTTGCAGCTCAAAAGCATGCTGTACCTTTTGTTGTGCTTGCGGGCAGTCACAAG TTGTGTCCCCTTTACCCTCACAATCCTGAGGTCTTACATAATGAATTGAGATCTCCATCTGAGCTGCTGGATTTTGGAGAATTTTCAGATTGCTTGGATTTTGGGAGTGGCACTGGCTCTCCTCGTCTTCATGTTGTCAATCCAGCATTCGATTATGTGCCACCGAAGCTTGTTAGTCTGTTTATCACTGACAC TGGAGGGCACAATCCATCATACATGTATCGACTCATTGCAGATTATTACTCTGCTGATGATTTGGTGGTGCGACGAACGATTGCTTTGGGAAATTGA
- the LOC118061234 gene encoding E3 ubiquitin-protein ligase DIS1 — MTIRNKAEVIDPPQNKDMTDIVECVNSPAKTALKPNVTVSSSVHKLLECPVCLNAMYPPIHQCSNGHTLCSSCKPRVHDRCPICRHELGNIRCLALEKVAASLELPCIYQSFGCIGIYPYHSKSKHESQCVFRPYSCPYSGSECTAIGDIPYLVAHLKDDHKVDMHNGSTFNHRYVKSNPHEVENATWMLTVFSCFGQYFCLHFEAFHLGTSPVYIAFLRFMGDDNEAKNHGYSLQVCGSGRKMTWQGVPRSIRDSHRKVRDSFDGLVIQRNMALLFSGGDRKELKLRVTGRIWKEQ, encoded by the exons ATGACAATCCGAAATAAGGCTGAGGTTATTGATCCTCCTCAAAATAAAGACATGACAGATATCGTTGAATGTGTAAACAGTCCTGCTAAGACAGCTTTAAAACCTAATGTGACTGTGTCTAGCAGTGTTCACAAATTATTGGAGTGTCCCGTGTGCTTAAATGCCATGTATCCTCCAATTCATCAG TGTTCAAATGGTCACACATTATGTTCCAGTTGCAAGCCCAGAGTTCATGACCGATGCCCCATTTGCAGGCATGAACTTGGCAACATTAGATGTCTTGCGCTAGAGAAAGTTGCTGCATCTCTTGAACTTCCATGTATTTATCAGAGTTTTGGGTGCATAGGAATATACCCTTATCACAGCAAGTCAAAACATGAATCCCAATGTGTTTTTAGACCGTATAGCTGCCCATATTCTGGATCAGAATGCACGGCTATTGGTGATATTCCTTATCTGGTGGCACATTTGAAAGATGATCACAAAGTTGACATGCATAATGGCAGTACTTTCAACCACAGATATGTCAAATCAAATCCACATGAAGTTGAGAACGCAACATGGATGCTGACG GTTTTTAGCTGCTTTGGTCAGTATTTTTGTCTGCATTTTGAAGCATTCCACCTCGGGACGTCCCCAGTCTACATAGCATTCCTGAGGTTTATGGGCGATGACAATGAGGCAAAGAACCATGGTTACAGTCTTCAAGTATGTGGAAGTGGTAGGAAGATGACATGGCAAGGGGTGCCTAGGAGCATTAGGGATAGCCACCGGAAGGTTCGGGACAGTTTTGATGGTCTTGTTATCCAGCGCAACATGGCCCTTTTATTTTCTGGTGGAGATCGGAAGGAATTGAAGCTTCGGGTGACTGGTCGGATTTGGAAAGAACAGTGA